One Dreissena polymorpha isolate Duluth1 chromosome 9, UMN_Dpol_1.0, whole genome shotgun sequence genomic window carries:
- the LOC127846661 gene encoding uncharacterized protein LOC127846661 encodes MKGAIPVTVASMDLMLQGELMLPGRKSPNGPLIVHGHRHNLKNRFELIRTLGEGTYGKVKLAVERSTCEQVRQKNFISQGNATVFGEENMATSGESLKIYYDCKVTKPRWSYDDSTMGDKENTRTPF; translated from the exons ATGAAAGGGGCTATACCAGTGACAGTAGCAAGCATGGATTTGATGCTCCAAGGCGAGCTCATGTTGCCAGGCAGAAAGTCACCCAATGGACCGCTGATTGTGCATGGGCATCGCCATAACCTCAAGAACAGATTCGAGCTCATACGAACACTTGGGGAAGGCACGTATGGAAAAGTGAAGCTTGCTGTTGAGCGGTCAACGTGCGAACAG GTTCGACAAAAGAACTTCATCAGCCAAGGGAATGCCACAGTCTTCGGGGAAGAAAACATGGCTACATCTGGAGAGAGCTTAAAGATCTACTATGACTGTAAAGTAACAAA GCCCAGATGGTCCTATGATGACTCAACAATGGGTGACAAGGAAAACACAAGAACACCTTTTTAA